The Phycisphaerae bacterium genome has a segment encoding these proteins:
- the miaA gene encoding tRNA (adenosine(37)-N6)-dimethylallyltransferase MiaA: MNTSSLLIIGVTASGKGRLAFDLAENLGAEIISIDSMKVYRRMDIGTAKPPRQAQERVKYHLIDVVEPSEDFNVGKFLDLAYDAAEQIKNRKKRIIAVGGTALYIKALLYGLFEGPGSDKQIRAELQIEAEAGGLEELHLQLAEIDPVTAERIGRRDRKRIIRALEVYKLTGKPISSFQQQFDAEKPLHDWTIIGLRREKSVENSRINLRAKKIIEAGLVDEVKALLAEEKPLSQQAGCAIGYAEIIDHLNGKISLEDAAELIKKNTRRFAKNQRTWFKTFKNVHWLDIDPDEQPEKILSRTKAIIDGK; encoded by the coding sequence ATGAATACCAGCAGTTTGTTAATAATAGGCGTTACCGCATCAGGCAAAGGACGATTGGCCTTTGACTTGGCTGAAAACCTGGGTGCTGAAATAATCAGTATCGACTCGATGAAGGTCTATCGGCGGATGGATATCGGCACAGCCAAGCCGCCCCGACAGGCGCAGGAACGAGTCAAATACCACCTCATCGATGTGGTTGAACCAAGTGAAGATTTCAACGTCGGGAAATTTCTCGATTTGGCCTACGACGCGGCTGAGCAGATAAAAAACCGCAAAAAGAGAATAATCGCGGTCGGAGGAACCGCCCTTTATATAAAGGCCCTGCTGTATGGCCTGTTCGAAGGGCCGGGAAGCGATAAGCAAATACGTGCCGAACTGCAGATCGAAGCAGAAGCCGGAGGTTTGGAAGAACTGCACCTGCAATTAGCCGAAATCGATCCTGTCACCGCCGAGCGCATCGGCCGCAGGGACCGCAAACGTATAATTCGCGCCTTGGAAGTTTACAAGCTCACCGGAAAACCAATTTCGAGTTTCCAGCAGCAATTCGACGCAGAAAAACCTTTGCACGACTGGACGATAATCGGGCTGCGAAGGGAAAAAAGCGTTGAAAACAGCCGGATAAACCTGCGGGCAAAAAAAATAATCGAAGCAGGCCTTGTCGATGAGGTCAAAGCACTGCTGGCCGAAGAAAAACCCTTAAGCCAGCAGGCCGGATGCGCAATCGGCTACGCTGAGATAATTGACCACCTGAACGGTAAGATAAGTTTAGAGGATGCCGCGGAGCTGATAAAGAAAAACACGCGGCGTTTCGCCAAGAACCAGCGGACGTGGTTTAAGACCTTTAAAAACGTTCACTGGCTCGATATTGACCCTGATGAACAACCGGAAAAAATTCTCAGCCGAACAAAAGCAATAATAGATGGCAAATAA
- a CDS encoding polyprenyl synthetase family protein: MNKIVNNDFNARLSEKAQFVNDTLSRLVAGQTGISGDLKEAIKYTLEAGGKRVRSALVLWCCELISGEVNRNAEIAAAAVEMVHTYSLVHDDLPAMDDDDIRRGLPTCHKAFDEATAVLTGDALLTLAFEILAKEIDDAAIAVRLIGELAKAAGPAGMIAGQMADLKAENGRGGEEILEYIHTNKTAKMFRCAAAMGAICGQAKDSDFNRLCEYGLKIGLGFQIADDILDVCASSEHLGKTAGKDVKAGKVTYPAVIGMEKSKQLGGKLADEAAAVLEPFGQKADTLRNLAIALLERTR; the protein is encoded by the coding sequence GTGAACAAGATTGTCAATAACGATTTTAATGCCCGGTTGAGCGAGAAAGCGCAATTTGTAAATGATACGCTGTCCCGCCTTGTTGCCGGGCAGACGGGTATTAGCGGTGATTTAAAAGAGGCAATCAAATACACGCTCGAAGCCGGCGGCAAGCGGGTGCGTTCGGCGCTGGTTCTCTGGTGTTGTGAGCTTATCAGCGGCGAGGTAAATCGCAATGCCGAAATTGCAGCGGCGGCGGTCGAGATGGTGCATACTTACTCCCTTGTCCACGATGATTTGCCGGCGATGGATGACGACGACATTCGCCGGGGGCTTCCGACCTGTCATAAGGCCTTTGATGAGGCGACGGCTGTTCTTACAGGCGACGCCCTTTTGACGCTTGCCTTTGAGATTTTGGCGAAAGAAATTGACGACGCAGCTATCGCGGTCAGATTGATTGGCGAATTGGCGAAGGCGGCAGGTCCTGCCGGTATGATTGCCGGTCAAATGGCCGACCTCAAAGCTGAAAACGGCCGAGGCGGCGAAGAAATTCTGGAATATATCCATACCAACAAGACCGCCAAGATGTTCCGTTGCGCCGCTGCTATGGGAGCCATTTGTGGACAGGCAAAGGATAGTGACTTTAACCGCCTTTGTGAATACGGCCTTAAGATCGGCCTGGGCTTTCAGATAGCAGACGACATACTTGATGTTTGTGCTTCGAGCGAACATTTGGGTAAGACTGCCGGTAAAGATGTTAAAGCGGGCAAGGTAACATATCCGGCCGTCATCGGAATGGAAAAGTCAAAACAGCTCGGGGGAAAATTGGCCGATGAAGCGGCAGCAGTGCTTGAACCATTCGGCCAAAAAGCCGACACCCTCAGAAATCTCGCAATCGCCCTGTTGGAAAGAACGAGATAA
- the dxs gene encoding 1-deoxy-D-xylulose-5-phosphate synthase: MANLLEQMDGPDDLKKLSPPQLKLLAEEIRRFMLASVSETGGHLASNLGVVELTLALHYVFDFKTDKLLWDVGHQCYTHKIITGRKADFAKLRKRDGVSGFPNPDESIYDQFAVGHAGTSVATAIGMAMGQVRTGKNDKIVALVGDASIVNGLSFEALNNLGLVKRQLLIVLNDNSMAIDATQGAVAKYFSKVRLSQTYEDLRKTTKNILEHMPAIGKTVEDAIERIKKGIRMVFPASQMFESLNIPYFGPVDGHDIESLIQLFRALLHSNHPAILHVYTKKGKGFAPADDDPRKFHSTGPFKMNGNAVETSAGVRSSFTDVFGRDMTELAEKDKRVVAITSAMCDGTGLTEFQKKFPDRFYDVGIAEGVAVDIAAGLAKSGLKPFVCIYSTFLQRSFDQIFQEVSLQNLPVVFCIDRAGVVGSDGPTHHGLMDIGFLRMMPNMVLVAPADEAEVKLALEFALAENKPVCLRYPRDLVPSSEFDLSACAVPFELGRSVVVKSSAKSAIAIVAYGSVLTNALQAAQLLGQDGIGVDVINARFAAPLDDKIISLLKRHKGIITLEDHGLACGFGSAVLEAAVASLPCPIKKPIVTLGMPRAFLRHDSRNTQLMQGGINADKIVLTAKEILRSAR; encoded by the coding sequence ATGGCTAACTTATTAGAACAAATGGACGGCCCTGATGACTTGAAAAAGTTGTCTCCGCCTCAGCTCAAGCTTCTGGCGGAGGAAATACGCCGCTTTATGCTTGCCTCGGTGAGTGAAACAGGCGGACATCTCGCCAGTAATCTCGGCGTTGTGGAACTGACGCTGGCCCTGCATTATGTCTTCGATTTCAAAACCGATAAGCTGCTTTGGGATGTCGGCCATCAGTGTTATACACACAAAATCATAACCGGCCGAAAGGCTGATTTCGCCAAGCTTCGTAAACGCGACGGCGTAAGCGGCTTTCCAAATCCGGATGAAAGTATTTATGACCAGTTTGCCGTCGGTCATGCAGGGACCTCGGTAGCAACGGCAATTGGAATGGCAATGGGGCAGGTTCGAACCGGAAAAAACGATAAAATCGTTGCGCTGGTCGGAGATGCCAGTATTGTGAACGGCCTTTCTTTCGAGGCGCTGAATAATCTCGGCCTGGTAAAGAGGCAATTGCTTATAGTCCTCAACGATAACTCCATGGCAATCGATGCTACGCAGGGGGCGGTGGCAAAATACTTCTCCAAAGTCCGCCTTAGCCAGACATACGAGGATTTGCGAAAAACCACCAAAAATATCCTCGAACATATGCCTGCTATCGGTAAAACCGTTGAGGATGCGATTGAGAGAATTAAGAAGGGTATTCGTATGGTCTTCCCTGCCAGTCAGATGTTCGAGAGCCTGAACATCCCTTATTTTGGTCCCGTTGACGGCCACGACATCGAATCGCTTATACAGTTGTTCAGGGCTTTGCTGCATTCGAATCACCCTGCGATTCTGCATGTTTATACAAAGAAGGGCAAAGGTTTCGCTCCTGCCGATGATGACCCGAGGAAGTTTCATTCGACTGGGCCCTTCAAGATGAATGGAAACGCCGTGGAAACCTCCGCCGGCGTCAGGAGCAGCTTTACCGATGTTTTTGGTCGGGACATGACCGAACTGGCTGAAAAGGACAAAAGAGTTGTCGCCATAACCTCCGCAATGTGCGACGGAACGGGACTGACCGAATTTCAAAAAAAATTCCCCGACAGGTTCTACGATGTCGGAATTGCTGAAGGTGTCGCGGTAGATATTGCAGCAGGACTTGCCAAGAGCGGCCTGAAACCTTTCGTTTGTATCTATTCGACTTTCCTGCAGCGAAGTTTCGACCAGATATTCCAGGAAGTGTCGCTGCAGAACCTGCCGGTTGTTTTTTGTATCGACAGGGCTGGTGTCGTCGGCTCCGACGGTCCAACGCACCATGGCCTGATGGACATCGGATTTTTGAGAATGATGCCGAATATGGTCCTGGTAGCTCCTGCTGATGAGGCCGAAGTGAAACTCGCTCTTGAATTTGCTCTGGCGGAAAATAAACCGGTCTGTTTGAGGTACCCTAGAGACCTTGTTCCGTCGAGCGAGTTTGATTTGTCTGCTTGTGCCGTGCCCTTTGAATTGGGTAGGAGCGTCGTTGTCAAAAGCAGCGCCAAATCGGCTATTGCAATTGTCGCATACGGAAGCGTCCTTACCAATGCCCTCCAGGCGGCTCAGCTGCTTGGGCAGGATGGCATTGGTGTCGATGTGATAAACGCACGGTTCGCCGCCCCGCTCGATGATAAAATTATTTCCTTGCTCAAACGCCACAAAGGTATAATAACGCTGGAAGACCACGGTCTTGCCTGCGGCTTCGGCTCAGCCGTGCTTGAGGCGGCTGTTGCTTCTTTGCCATGTCCGATTAAAAAACCGATTGTGACTCTTGGTATGCCCAGGGCATTTTTAAGGCATGATTCCCGCAATACTCAACTTATGCAGGGGGGGATAAATGCCGATAAAATAGTGCTGACGGCGAAAGAAATATTGCGCTCGGCCCGATAA
- a CDS encoding NAD(+)/NADH kinase, with amino-acid sequence MAKSGLPKLVIFSDPKKGHVTEVVAEFLDFAKGKADIVATCGIDQCTVDILKEVDFAVVFGGDGSITSAARQLSQVNVPVIGVNLGKLGFLTEFSLGELKEFFPSLISRKLRIEKRMMLRCRIFSGGREKFSSAAINDVFITAGPPFRMIELKMSVDGQLAIDGLVSDGLIISTPTGSTAYNLSAAGPILSANMQAMVVTPICPHSFSFRPVVINADSKVEVFGVSVNEGTTVSVDGQISSKLSIDDVVKIERNKGDFLVVNNPLRTQWDTLATKLSWAEKPKYKKNPIL; translated from the coding sequence ATGGCGAAGAGCGGCTTGCCAAAATTGGTGATTTTCAGCGACCCGAAGAAGGGCCATGTTACCGAAGTGGTTGCGGAATTTCTCGATTTCGCCAAAGGTAAAGCCGATATCGTTGCCACCTGCGGTATAGACCAGTGCACCGTTGATATTTTGAAAGAAGTTGATTTTGCGGTTGTCTTCGGCGGAGATGGGAGTATTACCTCTGCTGCCAGGCAGCTCAGTCAGGTCAATGTGCCGGTCATAGGTGTTAACCTCGGCAAGCTCGGCTTTCTGACAGAATTCAGCCTCGGAGAGCTTAAGGAATTTTTCCCTTCGTTGATATCACGAAAGCTGCGCATAGAAAAGCGTATGATGCTCAGATGCAGGATTTTCAGCGGCGGCAGGGAAAAATTCTCCTCGGCGGCCATCAATGATGTTTTTATCACAGCGGGTCCTCCTTTCAGAATGATTGAGTTGAAGATGTCGGTCGACGGCCAGCTCGCCATAGACGGATTGGTAAGCGACGGCCTTATAATTTCTACGCCCACCGGCTCGACAGCTTATAATCTCTCGGCGGCAGGGCCGATACTTTCTGCAAATATGCAGGCAATGGTGGTTACGCCTATTTGTCCGCATTCGTTTAGCTTCAGACCGGTTGTTATCAACGCCGACAGCAAAGTAGAGGTCTTTGGAGTCAGCGTCAATGAAGGTACTACGGTTTCTGTCGATGGCCAGATTTCCTCAAAATTGTCAATCGATGACGTGGTGAAAATTGAAAGGAATAAAGGCGATTTTCTCGTAGTGAATAATCCTCTTAGGACACAGTGGGATACTTTGGCGACCAAGCTCAGCTGGGCGGAAAAGCCGAAGTATAAGAAGAATCCTATTTTGTAA
- a CDS encoding helicase C-terminal domain-containing protein has product MIKADTTLNIEGVLSADGLIARSFSGYEFRPQQVQMARAIKDAFADRRHLAAEAGTGIGKSFAYLTPAIELAHRQKTKVLISTFTITLQEQLINKDIPFLAEALPQAFTAVLAKGRGNYLCKRRLEFAMRRQATMFDCLGSTLAVINQWASQTKDGSLSDIPILPKNHIWDAVKSEHGNCRGRKCPHFGRCFYWRARRQLDNADIIVANHALMFSDLVLKAQGASILPDYRYVIIDEAHNVEHVAEDHFGINISNFTVKFLLDAIYNPRTHRGLLAYMDAHKAVDIVALVSGESRKFFSRVNKWYQQSKDETSGRCYKNFVDDNLTGHLKNLHAELTALAKICKDVDEKFEITRLIDRCSALVQDLDSFLSRQQDDFIYWVEPSFTAGAATRLRSAPLNVGPNVKSCLFDKYESVVLTSATLSCGSASDEKTGFEFFTGRIGLDNCKTLKLGSPFDYAKQVTLYIEKDLPAPNDPAFIDSAAGVISSYVCRTQGRAFVLFTSYEMLDAVAQKCAETLAENGIRLLQQGAEFDRTSLLKLFKSEDNAVLFGTDSFWQGVDVPGQALSNVIIVRLPFAVPDQPLIAGRLEQIKQQGGNPFNDYQLPSAILKFKQGFGRLIRSKTDTGIVAVLDSRIINKRYGQEFLNAIPTCKMEIVTHC; this is encoded by the coding sequence ATGATAAAAGCTGACACAACTTTGAATATCGAGGGGGTTTTGTCCGCCGATGGTTTAATCGCGCGGTCGTTCAGCGGATACGAGTTTCGGCCTCAGCAGGTGCAGATGGCCCGTGCTATTAAAGACGCCTTTGCGGACCGCAGGCATCTGGCTGCAGAGGCGGGAACAGGCATAGGAAAGAGCTTCGCATATCTTACTCCTGCAATAGAGCTGGCCCACAGGCAAAAAACAAAAGTGCTCATCAGCACTTTTACTATTACCCTTCAGGAGCAGCTAATCAATAAAGACATTCCCTTCCTTGCAGAGGCTTTGCCGCAGGCGTTTACCGCTGTTCTGGCAAAGGGCAGAGGCAATTATCTTTGCAAACGCCGACTTGAGTTTGCAATGCGCAGGCAGGCGACAATGTTCGATTGTCTAGGCTCAACGCTTGCGGTTATAAATCAATGGGCGAGCCAGACAAAAGACGGCTCCCTCAGCGATATTCCGATTTTACCGAAAAATCATATTTGGGATGCCGTCAAGAGCGAGCACGGTAACTGCCGGGGCAGAAAATGTCCCCACTTCGGCCGGTGTTTCTACTGGCGGGCGAGGCGCCAATTGGACAATGCCGATATTATTGTGGCAAATCACGCCCTGATGTTTAGCGACCTTGTGCTCAAAGCGCAGGGTGCATCGATTTTGCCGGATTACAGGTACGTTATTATCGATGAGGCCCACAATGTCGAGCATGTCGCCGAGGACCATTTCGGGATAAATATCAGTAATTTCACAGTCAAATTCCTCCTCGACGCCATTTATAATCCGAGGACACACAGAGGACTTCTGGCCTATATGGATGCACACAAAGCCGTTGATATAGTCGCTCTTGTATCCGGGGAATCGCGAAAATTCTTCAGCCGGGTCAACAAATGGTACCAGCAGTCAAAGGATGAGACTTCGGGAAGATGTTACAAAAATTTTGTCGATGACAATCTCACTGGACATTTGAAAAATCTGCACGCTGAATTGACTGCTCTGGCCAAGATTTGCAAAGACGTTGATGAAAAATTCGAGATTACGCGGCTAATCGACCGCTGCTCGGCTCTGGTTCAGGATTTGGATTCATTCTTGAGCCGGCAGCAGGATGATTTCATTTATTGGGTTGAGCCGTCTTTCACTGCCGGTGCTGCTACTCGCTTGAGAAGTGCGCCGCTCAATGTCGGACCTAATGTGAAAAGCTGTTTGTTTGATAAGTATGAATCGGTCGTACTGACCAGCGCAACCTTGAGCTGTGGTTCAGCCTCGGATGAAAAGACGGGGTTTGAATTCTTCACCGGCCGCATTGGTCTGGATAACTGTAAAACGCTTAAACTCGGCTCGCCTTTCGATTACGCCAAACAGGTCACCCTTTATATCGAAAAAGACCTTCCCGCCCCAAACGACCCCGCTTTTATTGATTCTGCGGCTGGCGTCATCAGCAGTTATGTATGCAGAACACAAGGCAGGGCCTTCGTCCTTTTTACCAGTTACGAAATGCTCGATGCAGTGGCTCAAAAATGCGCTGAAACACTTGCCGAAAATGGTATCCGCCTGCTCCAGCAGGGTGCGGAATTTGACAGGACATCTCTTTTGAAGCTGTTTAAGTCTGAGGACAATGCGGTTCTTTTTGGCACCGACAGTTTCTGGCAGGGCGTTGATGTCCCCGGCCAGGCGCTTAGCAATGTCATTATCGTTCGCCTCCCCTTTGCCGTCCCCGACCAGCCGTTAATTGCCGGTCGGCTCGAACAGATAAAGCAGCAGGGAGGCAACCCTTTTAATGATTATCAGTTGCCTTCTGCGATTCTCAAATTCAAGCAGGGCTTCGGCCGGCTTATTCGAAGCAAAACAGATACAGGAATCGTTGCTGTCCTCGATAGCCGAATAATAAATAAACGTTACGGCCAAGAATTCCTCAACGCAATCCCAACCTGTAAGATGGAAATTGTGACTCATTGCTAG
- a CDS encoding MBL fold metallo-hydrolase: MQIKLKFLGAAQNVTGSRHMLEANGARILIDCGLYQERHFRERNWAPFIIPPDSINAVLLTHAHLDHCGLLPKLVKEGFKGRIYCNSATAELAKIILLDSAKIQEEDAAHKRKRHAKQGRKGPYPEAPLYTAEDAEACFPLFSPVEYRKAVPLGDGVEATFYDAGHVLGSSIIRAKVRWDGQERIILFSGDIGRPDRPIVCDPTVFDAADYVLIESTYGDRIHERTSDVKKKMGDIINSTKKAGGNIVVPSFALERSQEVLYYINELLLEKTISPLKIFLDSPMASKITKVFQSHPELFDEKMAEFIRNKKSPFNLPNLELAGKAEESKAINNIKGTVMIIAGSGMCTGGRIKYHLVNNISKPENTIMFVGYQAVGTLGRQIVDGAEKVRILGEQREVKANIVRIHGFSAHADRSELLTWLKGLKTPPRKVFIVHGETESASNFGTYLREQTGWDVSVPAYRDEVVLE; encoded by the coding sequence ATGCAGATAAAATTAAAGTTTCTCGGCGCTGCTCAGAACGTTACCGGTTCGCGGCACATGCTCGAAGCAAATGGCGCCAGAATTCTTATAGACTGCGGCCTTTATCAGGAACGACACTTCAGAGAAAGAAACTGGGCTCCATTTATCATACCTCCTGATAGCATCAACGCCGTCCTTTTGACCCACGCCCATCTCGACCATTGCGGCCTGTTGCCGAAATTAGTTAAAGAAGGTTTCAAAGGCAGGATTTATTGCAACTCCGCCACCGCCGAACTTGCGAAGATTATTCTTTTGGATTCAGCCAAGATACAGGAAGAAGACGCTGCGCATAAACGCAAAAGACACGCTAAGCAGGGCAGAAAAGGCCCCTATCCTGAGGCCCCTCTTTATACTGCCGAGGATGCCGAGGCCTGTTTCCCCCTCTTCTCGCCGGTCGAATACAGAAAAGCTGTACCGCTTGGCGATGGCGTAGAAGCCACTTTCTATGATGCCGGCCACGTCCTCGGCTCTTCGATAATAAGGGCCAAAGTCCGCTGGGACGGCCAGGAAAGGATTATTTTATTTTCCGGCGATATCGGCAGGCCCGACAGGCCGATAGTATGCGACCCAACCGTTTTCGACGCCGCCGATTATGTCCTCATCGAATCGACTTACGGCGACAGAATCCACGAGCGAACAAGCGACGTGAAGAAAAAAATGGGTGACATAATAAACTCGACAAAAAAAGCCGGTGGTAACATCGTTGTCCCCAGCTTTGCCCTTGAACGCTCGCAGGAGGTTTTATATTACATAAACGAGCTGCTGCTCGAAAAAACAATATCACCTCTGAAAATCTTCCTCGATAGCCCGATGGCTTCTAAGATTACAAAAGTTTTTCAAAGCCATCCCGAGCTGTTTGATGAGAAAATGGCCGAATTTATTAGAAACAAAAAATCGCCTTTTAATCTGCCGAACCTCGAACTGGCCGGAAAAGCTGAGGAGTCAAAGGCAATTAATAATATAAAAGGAACCGTTATGATTATAGCCGGCTCCGGTATGTGCACCGGCGGCAGAATAAAATACCACCTCGTCAATAATATCTCTAAACCCGAAAATACAATAATGTTCGTCGGATATCAGGCAGTCGGGACCCTCGGAAGACAAATCGTCGATGGCGCGGAAAAAGTCCGAATACTCGGCGAGCAGCGCGAGGTCAAAGCCAACATCGTCCGGATACATGGCTTCTCGGCGCATGCTGACAGGTCCGAGCTTCTCACCTGGCTGAAAGGCCTGAAAACTCCCCCTCGAAAAGTTTTTATCGTCCACGGCGAAACCGAAAGCGCATCTAATTTCGGTACTTACCTTAGAGAACAAACCGGCTGGGATGTCTCTGTCCCCGCTTACCGGGATGAAGTCGTCCTTGAATAA
- a CDS encoding pitrilysin family protein, with protein MNFKKTKYLFAVLAVSLVFWAAECHGKTTRPETGKFDYRRIKLANGLEVITLEDFSCPIVAVQIWYHVGSKDEQPGRHGFAHMFEHMMFRGTDKLGPTDHFAYIHRVGGTTNGNTGFDRTVYHQTLPAKQLELALWLEAERMTFLKIDQESFDTERKVVEEERRMDLNQPYGTIYEKLLAEIFKVHPYSWPPIGNIPDLRAASVQELRDFWKKYYVPNNATLIIVGAVKHKDAQKLAKRYFGWIPRYDEPPRVTVKEPEPTEKRTVTLKEENAPAPATGVVYRTVPVCDKNSVAVDLLAEILGGGKSSRLYRELVAEKQLAVGAQAVSWSLKQDGLFGAGAAMTPFSGDANNVLEIIERHISKLRNEAVSEREMMKARNQMLRGLVTENLEIESKANMLGNAAVEYGDVSQVNRWIDDIRKVTAADIQRTANEYLTDKRALEVKVDRNLPGAVSGMLGIAKEEEGVITAEPEKVSPKPGRGELTRPKNWSKEAPVAKVAAAKLTPKYSSKKLKNGLKVLVVPNHEVPFVSIQLGLLPGAWTESKPGTAAMTMQMLVKGTSKHSEGELADELETYAISLSGGCDMDTGTVNASCLTEYTGRTMGLLGEVVLTPSFPEEEFEKLRKQVLTTLAVSSAEPEYVADREFRRKLYGEHPYSRTATGEVEDVNALAIEDLKQWWSKFARPDTAVLIFSGDIEAKEAFELAKKTFGDWKATGERPNIKISSPTAAAETHIYLVDMPGSTQSQIRVGQRGITRHDDGYFVSRIVSSYFGWGFDSRLNESIRVAKGLTYGVWGSYIANRFAGEFEVGTFSKTESTAEAVRAVLEEINRLKTEGPSDDELENNRSYILGSFVRGRETPQQIAGDLWLIESQGLGQDYLERLLRGITKAKRADCEHLVRETIEPGKLVIVVAGEAGKLKEGLEKIAPVTVVKKESL; from the coding sequence ATGAATTTCAAGAAAACCAAGTATTTATTTGCGGTCCTGGCGGTATCGCTGGTTTTTTGGGCGGCGGAGTGCCATGGAAAAACAACACGACCCGAAACAGGGAAATTCGATTATAGACGCATTAAACTTGCAAACGGGCTGGAGGTTATAACGCTGGAGGATTTTTCGTGCCCGATAGTTGCGGTGCAGATATGGTATCACGTCGGGTCGAAAGACGAGCAGCCGGGACGGCACGGCTTTGCACATATGTTCGAGCATATGATGTTCCGCGGGACGGACAAACTCGGGCCAACGGACCATTTTGCCTATATCCATCGTGTTGGAGGAACAACGAACGGCAATACCGGATTCGACAGGACGGTATATCATCAGACGCTTCCGGCAAAACAGCTCGAGCTGGCGCTGTGGCTGGAGGCGGAGCGAATGACGTTTCTGAAGATTGACCAGGAGTCGTTCGATACTGAGCGCAAGGTGGTCGAGGAAGAACGGCGAATGGATTTAAACCAGCCATACGGGACGATATACGAGAAGCTGCTGGCGGAGATTTTTAAGGTCCATCCGTATAGCTGGCCTCCGATAGGAAACATACCTGACCTTCGGGCGGCATCAGTGCAGGAACTGCGGGATTTCTGGAAGAAATATTATGTTCCGAACAATGCGACGCTGATTATTGTCGGAGCGGTAAAACACAAGGATGCACAAAAATTGGCAAAACGCTATTTCGGTTGGATACCGCGATACGATGAGCCGCCGCGTGTCACGGTCAAAGAGCCGGAGCCGACGGAGAAGCGAACGGTCACGCTGAAGGAAGAGAACGCACCTGCACCTGCCACAGGGGTGGTGTATCGGACGGTACCGGTCTGCGATAAAAACAGTGTCGCTGTTGATCTCCTGGCGGAGATTTTAGGGGGAGGCAAGAGCAGCAGATTATACCGTGAGCTGGTGGCGGAAAAACAATTAGCGGTCGGCGCACAAGCTGTGTCGTGGTCGCTGAAACAAGACGGTTTGTTCGGGGCTGGAGCAGCGATGACGCCGTTCAGCGGAGACGCAAACAACGTTCTTGAGATTATCGAGAGGCACATTTCCAAGCTGCGGAACGAAGCGGTGAGCGAACGTGAGATGATGAAGGCAAGAAACCAGATGCTGCGGGGGCTGGTGACGGAAAACCTTGAAATTGAAAGCAAGGCGAATATGCTGGGCAATGCGGCGGTGGAATACGGCGATGTTTCACAAGTCAACCGATGGATAGATGATATACGAAAAGTAACTGCAGCGGACATTCAGCGGACTGCAAACGAATATTTAACAGACAAAAGGGCTCTGGAAGTTAAGGTTGACCGAAACCTGCCCGGTGCAGTGAGCGGTATGCTCGGAATCGCTAAAGAGGAAGAAGGGGTAATTACAGCAGAGCCGGAGAAGGTCTCGCCGAAGCCGGGCCGGGGAGAACTAACTCGCCCAAAAAACTGGTCAAAGGAAGCTCCGGTGGCGAAGGTCGCGGCAGCAAAGCTAACGCCGAAATACAGCAGCAAAAAATTAAAGAACGGCCTGAAGGTGCTCGTAGTGCCGAATCATGAGGTGCCGTTTGTGAGTATTCAGCTCGGGCTTTTACCGGGAGCTTGGACGGAGAGTAAGCCGGGGACAGCGGCGATGACAATGCAGATGCTTGTCAAGGGAACGAGCAAGCACAGTGAGGGCGAACTGGCAGATGAGCTGGAGACATACGCAATCAGCCTTTCTGGGGGATGTGATATGGACACGGGCACGGTAAACGCCAGCTGTCTGACAGAGTATACCGGGCGGACGATGGGACTGCTCGGCGAAGTAGTGCTGACGCCGAGCTTTCCTGAAGAGGAATTTGAGAAGCTGAGAAAGCAGGTCCTTACGACGTTAGCGGTTTCATCGGCGGAGCCGGAGTACGTGGCTGACAGGGAATTCCGGCGGAAACTATACGGTGAACATCCGTACTCGCGGACGGCTACGGGCGAGGTTGAGGATGTTAATGCGCTGGCGATTGAAGATTTGAAGCAGTGGTGGAGCAAGTTTGCAAGGCCTGATACGGCGGTGCTGATATTTTCGGGAGATATTGAGGCAAAAGAGGCATTTGAATTGGCGAAGAAAACTTTCGGAGACTGGAAGGCGACCGGCGAACGCCCGAATATAAAAATATCTTCGCCGACGGCAGCGGCAGAGACGCATATATATTTAGTGGACATGCCTGGGAGCACACAAAGCCAGATTCGCGTCGGTCAGCGCGGTATTACGCGGCACGATGACGGATATTTTGTAAGCCGAATAGTGAGCAGTTATTTCGGATGGGGTTTTGACAGCCGGCTTAACGAGAGTATTCGCGTAGCGAAAGGATTGACTTATGGCGTCTGGGGCAGCTATATAGCTAATCGCTTTGCGGGAGAATTCGAGGTCGGCACCTTCAGCAAGACAGAATCAACGGCGGAGGCGGTCCGAGCGGTCCTCGAAGAGATAAATCGGCTGAAAACCGAGGGTCCGAGCGATGATGAGCTTGAGAACAACCGGTCATATATACTCGGCAGCTTTGTGAGGGGCCGTGAGACACCGCAACAGATTGCGGGCGACCTGTGGCTGATTGAATCGCAGGGGCTTGGCCAGGATTATCTTGAAAGACTGCTTCGCGGGATTACGAAAGCCAAACGGGCGGATTGTGAGCATCTGGTGCGAGAAACGATAGAGCCTGGTAAGCTGGTAATAGTCGTTGCCGGAGAGGCGGGAAAACTTAAAGAGGGGCTGGAAAAGATTGCGCCGGTCACCGTTGTAAAGAAAGAATCTTTGTAG